Below is a genomic region from Gadus macrocephalus chromosome 14, ASM3116895v1.
GGTCACTGCTCTGTTAAAATATCCATAATAACAGTGATGTTCCAAAAGCCTTGCTCCATGAggctcattaaaaaaaaattgctacGGATATAACCTGCGGCATGAATAATCTTACAGCTActgacaaataaataataattctaTTTTGCAATCATTGTTAAGCTGCAAGCTCCTTCATTCTATCTTAACGGAATACAGGCCGATGTTGAAGGTGCAGTTTGTACTATTTAACGGCCTCTAGCTGAATGGACTAGCAGAAATGGAATGCAATATTCACATTGCTAGGTTTTTAATCACTGTATATACTAAGAATCATGTTTTCGTTACCTTAGATTGAGTCCTTTATATCTGTTCATCTCTACATAGAAATTGGCTCCTATTCAACGGAGGCTGCCGTTTTGCACTGCCATGTTTCtaatgttttaaatgttttttttatcttactTGTAAGCTATGATCTATAGTTTTAAAGAGtaaataactaaatacattGTATTAATCTACCAAGGAACCTCATCACTTGACTGTTAGCTTCTCAATGCTCCTCAATGTTTTATTGTGGTCCACTTTGTCCTCGTACCAAAAATGACATccgtctccaccccccccccccttcctcttttCCCAGGCGTGCCCCTCTCCACCCAGTGGGGGCCCCAGGGCTACTTTTATGCCATCCAGATCGCCCAGTACGGCCTCAGCCACTACAGCAAGAACCTGACGGAGCACCCGCCCCGTGTGGAGGTGTACGACAcggcggaggacgaggacgagcaGCAGCGCCGGGACGGCCGGGCGTCCGCCAGCGCCCCCTGGACTGTGGCCAAGGGCTGCAGCCTGGGCCGCGTGCACGACAAGGCGCGCACTACCGCCGTCAGACAGTTCAGCGCCCCCGGTGAGCCACCTTCCCTTCCACGCGTCTATCTCGTACCTCCTGGCAGGCAGGTGCTCGTCTCTCCTGCAGACTGCACACAGCAGCTGGGGGTGGCTCGGAGGAGCCAACACGCGAACAGAGTCTGACGACCTGCTGCTGAGGCCAGCATATCAGCGTGCTGGtggagggtttggggggggggggtgttgtttattttttattccaagtgttaacaaaacaacataaaaaaattaaataaaattggaACCATATTAAAAGCAGATATTTTGTAACAATTCCAGCCTTTGGTAAGTATCATTATTTAGCTGACAATCTAACTGTATAGATTGGTTCATCTGTGCTAGATTAAATTTATATCATTGTCATACCTCCAATGAGAGCAACTATGGGGTTAGCGGGGTAACATAAACTTGTAATGCAAAATAGGGATTGGCTATGCCCTCGTCTGCACTCGACGGGGAGTGGAACAGACCAGAGACGTTTTTACTCAATTACAAATGTCATGAAAACCTTCTTCCTGGAAGCCTTTGGAAGGCTGCGAAAACCTGGCGCCCATCTGACCAATTCCACTCACCTACCGCGAGACGAGCCAGACACTCATGCAGTATTGAGGACGCTCTGCCCAAGAAACCCCCCCTCTGAAACGAGTCTCTGTTCTTCTCCATCTGCTGCCAACTCTGTTATTTCTGAAACAATGATGTGGAAGAAGTGGAGGGGCCCCGCCTCCACCCCtcacatcctctcctctccactgcgCGTCCATTAGTTTTCATCATGACCCAAATACAATCACATGCAGGCCTTGTGGCTTCTAGCAGCCATGCAGAAATGTGATTATGGCCGCAATTTTATACCGGCTGCTATCGCTTCTGTTCGTATAATTTCAATGTTCCGCCATTGGACGTATCCTTTATCTTTTAGATACATCTCTTTGTGTTTCTGCTCTCGCTCATTGCCGCGTCTCTTCTTTTCAATCTCCGTAGCTCCCTCGCATATGCTTGGTTTTTCAGTTGAGCTCACGCTCAGCTATAATCCACCCGCcagccaccccctccctcctttacccttctcctccaacctccctcatcctctccgCTTCCTTCATCTTTCTTATTTCTCTTTTTACATTTCTCCACCCTAGACATTTCCCGCCCTCACTCTTCTGGCCGCGTCATCCGTCTATGCCCCGACGCCTCCCCATCGTTATTATCGCCTCACAGATCCCCCCTCCGGCTGTCTTCGTTCCCCTGGCCTCCCCTCGCCTCGCCtggcctcccctcctccatcatggGCTATCAGTACCAGTACCACCTCCAGCCCAATTCCTTCTCCCATCCGATTCCATCAGATTCAAGTTTTGCACTCATCATCAATTCTGCCTATGGTACTTCAGTCATCAAAAAGCTGCATgctatttttatttctttttataTTGAGATTATTAATCATTTAAATGTCCTCTCCCATCCTTTTTCCCCCcgtttcttctcttttttttttatcgctgCTGCCATCTCCCTCCCTTATCATAATTTGACAtctatttttttcatgttttctcTCTTGGCCTCTTGAAAAAAGCCCTGAAGTCTCCCAAAATCCACTTTAGAGCACTGTAGTATTCTGCGTTGCCGCTTTCAATTCCTAGATTTTTGGCTCGTACTTTTGTTTGTTGCGTTCTGTGCCTCGTCTTGTCTTTTTATTCTGCAACCACTTTTATGCTTCTAGACTTGCAATGTTCTCTGTCCTGATAGTTAGCATGGCTGTACCAGGTGCTGTACCTTAAGACGGTAGTGAGATACAATAGTTGGTATCCATTATGGCTTCTTTCTCGTTGCAGAGGTTAGACAACGCAACCCCTGCATGAATTAACTCCTTAATGCCACCATCGCATACACGCATTTCCATTTGCATGCCTGCTTGGGAAGTGGGCAAAAAAATGTTGCTCAGCTCACAGGTGCAGAaaacgcacgcaagcacgcaaacgcacacgcagaTATCTGTCTCATCCCTCATTGCTAAGCATACCGGGCGCCATGTCGGGAAGATGGGATCTGGTCTGCTCCTGGCCCATCCCTTATTGATGTCTGGGTAATCATGGGGCCGCAGTACAAATCCACTTACTCTGTGGATTGCCTTAAGTAATGGATTTATGAGTGCTTTAAAGAGTCGACCAGAGGCCCCTGCCAGGTTGTCCGTCTGCCTCCACCGCTCTTTGCCCTCTTCTACCCTTTTCTCAACTCTATTCTCCAGTGCCCTTTTTAAATGGttccctccgcctcctctacACCAAAGCAGGCTCATTTGGTTGGCCACTGCTGGCTCCATGGGGACCGCCTGTGGCTCGCAGCGCTGTctctctgctgccacccatcCTCCGCTACTTGTGCTGCTAACTCGCCTCCTTGACTCCCAGGTTCCTCAGGGAGCCCTGATGACTTGATTATAGAGGGCCACGGATCAGTTAAGTGGGGCAGTCAGTTTTTTTCATCCAATGAGTTCAAGAAAAACCCAACTGATCAACTGAATGGCCTAGGGAGGGCTTTTGGCAGAGGTATACAGCAACaaatcagcagcaacacacgcaTCACAATATGGGTAATAAGGCAAGCGTCTTTAAACAGTAGAAGAAATGCTCAATAGGTCTCCATCGGCAGATACATTTTGTGCTCGCATGTCAGACGATGCCATAGGCGGCCATACCGAGCACATGCATGGTATGGCCGGAGTCACTAGAGCACAAAACAGGATGGCAACATACGGTTGGGCAGGAGCAATGTGTTCTTAATCGTCTGGGGAATGGATGCAGGGATGATGCTAATGGGAGAATTGTTGATGTTATGAGAGCTGCATTCATTTCTACTTTATACCGTCTTGCCAGTTGCTTGTCATTGTCACTTTATCTTCCATATTCTCTTCTGCCCTCTTGctcgtatttttttttctccctctctcccctgcctcttctctcctctgcgaGTCTGGTATCCATCTAATTAAGCCCATTGCACACTGACACTTCTGTATTGTCATCCCAGGAGGGACTTGTCTACCTGTCCGTTTCtcgctctctcagtctctcgcgcttgcttgcacacacacacgcaccatatctctctctctctctctccggtctTATGCTCGTAGCCACCGTTAGCCAGGCTTCCTTAAAGGAAATCGCACTTGGTGACAAGGTGCGAGAGTTCTGACTGTGTCTTTCCTGAAATGTTCTAGTAAGTTTGCAGTATGTAAGTGATCAGTGTGGATTAAGGTTTGCCTTTCAGAATAGATTTTGATGGCATGAAAATGCATCATCAAGAGATTGCTCATTCTGATAAAAAAGAACAATCTACATTCGCCGTGGAAAGTAACCGGTCTTTACAGAAGTTGGGCTCTTGCATACCAATTGAGCGGAGCTATTTCTGTATGATCTCCTAATCTTAAAAGCAACCTCTTTTGGTCCAAAGAGATCCTAAGGAAAGGTTGTTTTCGTCTTCCTGTTTGTCTCGTAGTTCCACTTCCTTAATGTCCTCTCGCATCCACAGATGCCTCTGAGGGAGTGTCTCTAGCGTTGGGCAACTCCAAGGACTTCATCCTCAGCCTGGACCTCAAGTTCACCTCCAACGGAAGCTTCTCCGTGGTGCTGGAGACCACCgagaagggcccccccttcgtCATCCACTACGTCACCAACACGCAGCTCATTGCCTTCAAGGACCGCGACATCACCTACGATATCGGGGGGCGCAGCACCTGGTCCACGCTGACCCGGGACCTGGTCACAGACCTCCGGAAGGGAGTAGGGCTGTCCAACACCAAGGTCGTCAAGGCCACTAAGGTACCGTCCAACCTGAGGGCTTTGGTTTTCTGCTTTGGTTCTGGCCAAGTTGTTCAATGGAGTTATTTCAATTCAAGTTCGGTGCACCAGTATAATTCTTAAGCTTAAATGTTGTCATTCAGAAGATgcttctatttttattttttctatcctAAGTGTCTCTGTAGGCGGAATGCTCAAAGCCTACAATTAAAATATGCAAGTGTTGCACGAGTTTAGAAATAAGGTGAAAGAAGGCAAACTGAATAATGAGCAGAGCAGCTAAACATAAAGTGCCAGTCAAGCGCCAGGCGCCATTTTATCCCCCTGCTTTAGCGGCTGCTTGGGTCAGCAGAGGCTCGGCAAGCATCATGTTCAGATGTCCTTGAGCTGAGGCACTGAGTCCCAGACGTACACCGTTAACGGATTCCAGCGTATCTTTGTCCATGTCCTCCCAATCCGCGTCCCCCGTCCCCACTCAGATCATGCCAAGGCGCGTGGTGCGCCTGGTGCTCCATGGGCGTGGCTTCGTCGACAACgtcaccatctccaccaccgccCACACGGCCGCCTTTTTCGCCGCCAGCAATTGGCTGGTGCGCAACCAGGACGAGCGCGGCGGCTGGCCCATCATGGTGACGCGCAAGCTGGGCGAGGGCTTCCGCCCGCTGGAGCCCGGCTGGTACTCGGCCATGGCGCAGGGACAGGCCATGTCCACCCTGGTGCGGGCCTACCTGCTGACCCGGGACCAGGCCTACATGGCGGCCGCCCTGAGGGCCACGGGGCCCTACAAGACGGCGTCGGCGCAGCACGGCGTCAAGGCGGTGTTCATGAACAAGTACGACTGGTACGAGGAGTACCCCACCACGCCCAGCTCCTTTGTGCTCAACGGCTTCATCTTCTCCCTGCTGGGCCTCTACGACCTGTCGGAGACGGCGGACGAGAAGCAAGGCCGGGAGGCGGGCCTGCTGTTCAGCCGCGGCATGGAGTCCCTGAAGGCCATGCTGCCGCTGTATGACACGGGCTCGGGCAGCATCTACGACCTGCGGCACTTCATCCTGGGCACGGCGCCCAACCTGGCGCGCTGGGActaccacaccacacacatcaaCCAGCTGCAACTGCTGGCGTCTATAGACAACGCTGCCATCTTTAAGGACGTGGTGAAGCGCTGGAAGAGCTACCTGAAGGGGGGCCGAGCCAAGCACAATTAGCCGGGACTATTCATGACATTGATACGCATTACGTGAGGAGTAGCTCTGTGTGGGTCGAGTGAGttggtaggtgtgtgtttgcgtgtgtgtgtgtgtgtgtgctcgcgagTGTTTGCGTGTGGATGTTTTGGTAAAGGCGAAATTAGCTCAGGGGGGCTTGTTAAATGGAAGCCCTCACATTTCTGATGAGCTCTTTTGCAGACTTTGTTTTTATATTTAGTGCAACATAAATGTAGCTCTCATCTCTCTTCAACTAATGTTTGGATTAATGTACAGGCCTAGTTTCTGAGTGCTTGTTTGTCTACGGTGTGTGCAGGCGGttgagtgtacgtgtgtttgatCTGAAAGCAACAATTTGTGATGCTAAAGAAAAAGTAAAATAGTTTTCTCGTTTGTAAATTTATTCACCCATCATTCTTTCATGTCACCCATCATTATTTCATATCACCATTGCAGGTCTCCTTTTTAGTTTTTGTTGACTTCATACCAGATTTGCATAGTTTATAGAAAGCTTTCAtcttcaataatttatatatttggGGGCGATACTTGGCATAAGAAGAGGTTTAATCAAATCCATATTCAGTGTTTATTAAGTTGGGTTATTGTTCAATTGTTTCTGTTTCTTTCTCCACACTAGAAGATGGTTTACTTGAACTCGAGAACACACAGGGAACTTGACATGATATTGGAGGGTTTTAAGTAAAGGAGCTTTTTTCCGGAGGCACTCACTGGAAATAAAATGGGTGATCTCCTGAACAAGCTGTCTAATGGTGCTTCTCAGACCAATATATTGCCATTGAAATCTGGAGGGAAAACTTTGCTCCTTAAATAAAATGGTCTTCCCTTCTGTGGTCGGCACATTCTTGTGCATTGTTCATGTGATGAACAATGCTGGGAGAATCTTTCGTTCAGATTCTCCCAACTGTTAATGACTCGAATGCATTGAAGTATAAATAGGACAACGTTTCAAAGCGAACCCTGCCTTGTAATCCTCCAGTTAACACACTTCCATCCACCGTGCGTTCAGCTGTGTCAGGTCATTTTCCAATCTGCCCACCCCTGTTTTGATTCGAGTGCTTGCCTACTAGCGCTCCCTTGGCTCCCCTACTCACCTGACCGCAATCGCCCGCCCGTAGTTGAGCTCATGTTGATTGCTCTGAGAGTGGAAAGGCCCGACTTTCCGCTGGGGCTGCAGAAGCCAGCGGGCAGCCCCCGCTCTTGTCCCTCCCACTAATGCCCGACCGCAACATAAGTGAACCCGTTATCGCTCCCCGGTGGTATGCGGCGTCCCTCTTTGCACGGCTGAGGCAATCAGGTGCTAGCATGCGATTGGTCAGTCTGCTTTAAAAGGAAGGCAGCAGTCAAGCTGCTTGCCAGCTTGGCTCAAGTCATATATGCATTTCTTTGATTACAAATTTGTATGTAGGCAGTTTTGGATCATTGGTAGCATTGGAGGTGTTCACTTATGTAGATTTAATGTAGATTTTAATATGATCAACTGTGCCTCCTGATCTCAGTTCATTGTTTACTAAAGAATTCCCGATAATtccaaaaaatataaagatgGGTCTTTCTTTCACCCCCATACCACTCTCCCCAGACAGCCGTCCCTGTCACTCGTCCCTGTCTTTACACCCTGGCTGTTTGCAGGAGTGATCGACAGGTGAATGCAGGGGTATGCTTggctgcacacacatacacatacatacgcataaatacacacaccataTCCAGTCAGCGACGGGATGCACCTCCCTCCAAAAAACTAGGCCAAACTGCCAACTGGCCGAATATGCAACGATTCTGGTTTCCATGGTCATTTCATTTTAGAGTTTggcgagtttttttttttttttttttttttgcatttcacgGCGAGGTACAATGCATGGTGTAAACTATCATGAGCCTCAAATAATCTTAAcgcaaaaaaaaagttttgaagGGGAAGAGCTGTGACTCAAACTCCTAAACTTGGAGCATATTTTTGACCTCTGCTGCCTCTGCCTTCATCTTCTTGCTATCTGATATAAATCCTTTTACGTATAAGCACGCCTTTAGACTGCTAATGACTGAAGTTGACATTCAGCCGCAAAGGTTATAGTTGGAAACTATGAAAATGTTATCCTGGAAATGAGCCTGCAAAAAGGATCACGTAATCCGCATGTGGGTTTTGTCTTCTGTCTGGTTCATTTTATCCTGGTTGGCATCCTCAAACAATAGCCTGCCTCTTTGGAAGCCATTTTGACAGGATACTGAACAgaaatggttatttaaaaaaattacaaatttgGAAAGGTTTCGACATGGGTGTGAATCCTGATTTTGTGTTCAAAACcaaagcattttttttatttaagttgACTGTATAATTTCTGTTAAAACCTATTAGCGTTTGAACTCTTGAAAAATGCTGTAGAATGCTGACATTAAAATGTCTTTTAAATGTGTCTAAGAGGGGATGTGTGCAAAACATGTTTAGAGCATCAAATAGCCTCAATTTTCAGTGGTAGATGAATGGTATAATACATTTGCAGAAATGTATAACCTTTCGCTTGACATTCAACAGCACAACTATGTATTGTCTCATCAAGTTAGTTAGCATTATTATTTCTATTCTAGCATTTTCTTCCTTTCAGGAAACCATATACAAACCattatttgtttaaaataatgtgttatttgtttttgtttagaaAGCTGCTATTTTCACAAACTATCCAGTCCTATCCTTATATATCTATTATTCCTGCTCCCGAAAAAAGACTCACGGGCATACGACAAGATGTGGTCGTGTGATTTATGCAATAAAATGTTTGCCGGGGGTCGTTGCACCACGGGGTGccctagagagagaaagagagagggagagcggttGTACAGAGCTGTCTATCTAAGCACAATGTGCACATGCTACCATTTTTGTATTCAAAGGTAAAAGATGTGTTTATAGAACTATTTGTGCTTTAATGAAAAATGCCTTTTGACGTTAATAAAAGCATTTTCTTATGAGTATTTATCCGTTTTCGTTTGATCCTTCATGTTTATCTGTCGCCGACCCACCCGTATGTGAACCTTACAATGGGTTTTTGCATCCCTGCTCGAGACTCTTTGAAACGGGGTGCCATCGCCACGGTGGCTAAGATGGCAAGTACTTACATCAACAAACAAGTCAACAACACAATAAGGCAAGAACTATTGATGGTGGTCCTCTAATATTATGGTTGGAGCTCAACTGATCTAGCTTTGGTAACCTGGCTACTGTAGTATACTCACTGCCTAACTGAGTATTGTGTGCATGTAGACCTAATCTGAAGCGATTCTGGTATGGTGTTTCCATGGTTTCTGCCATGGGTGCGCCACCTAAAATTCCGAGGTTCTACACATGAGACTTATTGGTAACCTTAAAGGGCCCTGAGGGGTGAGTATGCTGTGTGTGACCTGAATAAttatcctcctccttcctcttatAAGTAACGTGGGACtgattaaaaagtaaaaaagatgGTTGCTATTAAAGCTTGAGACATATTGCACTAATGTATTGCATCACAAATTGCCACACGTATCTCCAATATAGAGATGCTCTTCTTtccacttatttatttatttggcacatTAACAATACACAAGACTTCTTGGTATTTGGTCTTGGTATTTTGAAATTGTTCAGAAAATCCAAAATGTGTTTGAACCTGCGAACCCTCGAGACGCTGACATTGTACATTCTCCTCAGGTAACCCTTatgtcctctctctgtgtttctgccTCATGATGTTACGTTCCCTCTTTACTTCAGAATTGTCTCTGGTTGCCGTAATTATCTCTAGACCTTAGACACTCTTACTTTTAAGAACAGCCTCCCACTATACGCGCACACACGTTCGTCACTGTCTACCTTCAGATGCTTTGAGGCATATTGTGATAACGGAGGGATTGTAGGTAGGACTCGtacatactcccccccccccccccccccctgatcaaATGAGCCAACTGTTGAACACTTATTGAATATTTTTGCTGTGTGCC
It encodes:
- the glceb gene encoding D-glucuronyl C5-epimerase B, coding for MRCLAARVNYKTLIVICALFTLITLLLWNRCSSDVPLRFLPRSPPVAPSAKAGDASITSQQQQQQQQQPQLPEPLPVAGGWVNYEEIDCLVNDDVTVKGRREGGEVYLPFSWMEKYFEVYGKVVQHDGYDRFEFQHSYSKVYAQREPYHPDGVFMSFEGYNVEVRDRVKCISGVEGVPLSTQWGPQGYFYAIQIAQYGLSHYSKNLTEHPPRVEVYDTAEDEDEQQRRDGRASASAPWTVAKGCSLGRVHDKARTTAVRQFSAPDASEGVSLALGNSKDFILSLDLKFTSNGSFSVVLETTEKGPPFVIHYVTNTQLIAFKDRDITYDIGGRSTWSTLTRDLVTDLRKGVGLSNTKVVKATKIMPRRVVRLVLHGRGFVDNVTISTTAHTAAFFAASNWLVRNQDERGGWPIMVTRKLGEGFRPLEPGWYSAMAQGQAMSTLVRAYLLTRDQAYMAAALRATGPYKTASAQHGVKAVFMNKYDWYEEYPTTPSSFVLNGFIFSLLGLYDLSETADEKQGREAGLLFSRGMESLKAMLPLYDTGSGSIYDLRHFILGTAPNLARWDYHTTHINQLQLLASIDNAAIFKDVVKRWKSYLKGGRAKHN